From a single Pseudoalteromonas nigrifaciens genomic region:
- the pilB gene encoding type IV-A pilus assembly ATPase PilB produces MNINSPLLRKFITLGRVDADIVKTKQQEFASTAELIAKCGKIESKDLAAQCIDLFRVPFFDLKDFNTALISPELIKEKLIRKHHILPLVQKGRKVYIAASDPTDYGAFENFEFSTGLSCEVVVVDYIQLDKKIEQLLDATGSLNLSDDEFKEFAELDADIQKDTSKDDDKDDAPIIVYINKILMDAIKKGASDLHFEPYEHKYRIRFRIDGILHEVASPPNTLATKLSARIKVMSRLDIAEKRKPQDGRIKLKITERKSVDFRVSTMPTLWGEKIVMRILDSSSAMLGIDVLGYEPEQKKLYMDALEQPQGMILVTGPTGSGKTVSLYTGLNILNQPERNISTAEDPVEINLEGVNQVQINIKADMTFANALRAFLRQDPDVVMVGEIRDLETAEISIKAAQTGHLVLSTLHTNSAPETITRLLNMGVPAYNVASSISLIIAQRLARRLCPKCKTPENLPSEELLRQGFSQQQISEMTLYAPKGCENCTDGYKGRVGIYEVMKITPEIAQIIMRGGNSLEIAEVSLKAGFNNLRLSGIRKAADGMTSLAEINRVTSF; encoded by the coding sequence ATGAATATTAACTCACCGTTATTAAGAAAATTTATTACCCTTGGCCGTGTTGATGCCGATATAGTAAAAACTAAACAGCAAGAGTTTGCCTCTACTGCTGAGCTTATTGCTAAATGTGGAAAAATTGAAAGTAAAGATTTAGCGGCGCAATGCATTGATTTATTTAGGGTGCCTTTTTTTGATTTAAAAGACTTTAATACTGCACTTATTTCTCCTGAGTTAATAAAAGAAAAACTGATCCGTAAGCATCATATTCTGCCTTTGGTACAAAAAGGCAGAAAAGTGTATATTGCCGCCTCTGATCCTACCGATTACGGCGCATTTGAAAACTTTGAATTTAGTACTGGTTTGTCTTGCGAAGTGGTAGTGGTTGACTACATTCAACTCGATAAAAAAATAGAACAATTGCTTGATGCCACTGGCAGCTTAAATTTAAGTGATGACGAGTTTAAAGAATTTGCCGAACTAGACGCCGATATACAAAAAGACACCTCTAAAGATGATGATAAAGACGATGCACCAATCATTGTTTACATTAATAAAATATTAATGGATGCGATTAAAAAAGGTGCGTCTGATTTACACTTTGAACCCTACGAGCACAAATACCGTATTCGCTTTAGAATTGACGGCATTTTACACGAAGTAGCCAGCCCACCAAACACTTTAGCAACTAAGCTTTCGGCGCGTATTAAAGTAATGTCGCGCCTTGATATTGCCGAAAAACGTAAACCGCAAGATGGCCGCATAAAGCTAAAAATAACCGAACGTAAAAGTGTCGACTTTCGGGTAAGCACCATGCCCACTTTATGGGGCGAAAAAATTGTAATGCGTATTCTTGATTCATCTAGCGCCATGCTTGGCATTGATGTATTAGGTTACGAACCCGAGCAAAAAAAGCTGTATATGGATGCGCTTGAGCAACCACAAGGGATGATATTAGTAACTGGGCCTACTGGCTCGGGTAAAACGGTATCGCTTTACACCGGCTTAAATATATTAAACCAGCCTGAGCGTAATATTAGTACCGCCGAAGATCCGGTAGAAATTAACCTCGAAGGGGTTAACCAAGTACAAATTAATATAAAAGCCGATATGACCTTTGCCAACGCACTACGGGCATTTTTACGCCAAGATCCCGATGTAGTAATGGTAGGTGAAATACGTGACCTAGAAACCGCTGAAATATCAATTAAAGCGGCGCAAACAGGTCACTTAGTGCTTTCGACCTTGCATACTAACTCGGCGCCCGAAACCATTACCCGCTTATTAAACATGGGCGTACCGGCATATAACGTAGCAAGTTCAATTAGCTTAATTATAGCCCAGCGCCTAGCGCGCCGCTTATGCCCTAAATGTAAAACGCCTGAAAATTTACCTAGTGAAGAGCTTCTACGCCAAGGTTTTAGCCAGCAGCAAATTAGTGAAATGACCTTGTATGCTCCTAAAGGTTGCGAAAACTGTACCGATGGTTATAAAGGTCGTGTAGGTATTTACGAAGTAATGAAAATTACCCCAGAAATAGCACAAATTATAATGCGCGGTGGTAACTCACTAGAAATAGCCGAAGTGTCGCTTAAAGCCGGATTTAATAACCTGCGTTTATCGGGCATTCGTAAAGCCGCCGACGGCATGACCTCGTTAGCTGAGATTAATCGGGTAACGAGTTTTTAA
- a CDS encoding GxxExxY protein, whose amino-acid sequence MEIDLLTQKVIGCAIEVHNQLGPGLLESSYEKCFIYELQQAGIVAKSQVELSINYKNILIDAGYRLDILLPNQLIIELKAVDKLQPIHSAQLLTYMKLTSISSGLLINFNVKKLTDGVKRFNLPKGE is encoded by the coding sequence ATGGAAATTGATTTATTGACACAGAAAGTGATTGGTTGTGCCATTGAGGTCCACAACCAGCTCGGACCAGGATTATTAGAATCGAGTTATGAAAAGTGCTTTATATACGAGTTACAGCAAGCTGGAATTGTTGCAAAAAGTCAGGTTGAGCTTTCAATTAACTATAAAAACATATTAATTGATGCTGGTTATAGATTAGATATTTTATTACCTAATCAATTGATAATTGAATTAAAAGCTGTTGATAAATTACAACCAATACATTCAGCTCAACTGTTAACTTATATGAAACTTACGAGCATAAGCTCGGGTCTTTTAATAAACTTTAATGTCAAAAAGTTAACTGATGGTGTTAAGAGGTTTAATTTACCTAAAGGTGAATAA
- the coaE gene encoding dephospho-CoA kinase (Dephospho-CoA kinase (CoaE) performs the final step in coenzyme A biosynthesis.) — MSEQTVKVTNINNWVLGLTGGIGCGKTAVSNMLEALGICVVDADIIARQVVEPGSAGLKAIVAHFGADILLADGNLNRSALRKLVFSNTEHKNWLNTLLHPLIRQQIITDLNNATSPYVVLVAPLLFENGLDKYCNRTLLIDVPKNVQIERTVKRDNISLEQVNSIIAAQMSREHKQQQADDILNNDRSLTLVKHDLIALHKGYLKLALK, encoded by the coding sequence ATGAGCGAACAAACTGTTAAAGTAACAAACATAAATAATTGGGTGCTGGGTTTAACTGGCGGTATAGGTTGTGGTAAAACGGCTGTAAGTAATATGCTTGAAGCGCTGGGTATTTGCGTTGTTGATGCCGATATTATTGCGCGCCAAGTAGTTGAACCAGGCAGCGCAGGGTTAAAAGCAATTGTTGCACACTTTGGTGCTGATATACTCTTAGCCGACGGCAACTTAAACCGCAGTGCTTTACGCAAGCTTGTGTTTAGCAATACTGAGCATAAAAACTGGTTAAATACCCTATTACACCCACTTATTCGCCAGCAAATTATTACCGATTTAAATAATGCCACCAGCCCTTATGTGGTACTTGTTGCCCCGCTACTTTTTGAAAACGGCCTAGATAAATACTGTAACCGCACTTTACTTATAGACGTGCCAAAAAACGTGCAAATAGAGCGCACGGTTAAACGTGATAACATAAGCTTAGAGCAAGTAAATAGTATTATTGCCGCGCAAATGTCGCGTGAACACAAACAACAACAAGCAGATGATATTTTAAATAATGATCGCAGCCTAACTCTAGTTAAGCACGACTTAATAGCTTTGCATAAAGGCTATTTAAAACTGGCGTTAAAATAG
- a CDS encoding type II secretion system F family protein, which translates to MKKNSDLDTFQWIGVSTRGKRLEGEMTGASIALVKAQLRKQGITPSKVKRKAKPLFGVRMQAITPKDIALVTRQIATMLMAGVPLIQSIEMIGSGSSNKSVSKLMETIADEVKAGQPLSQALRRHPRYFDDLYCDLVASGEQSGALDKIFDRVAIYKEKSEALKSKIKKAMFYPIAVLVIALIVTSILLIFVVPQFQDIFSGFGAELPAFTLMVIGISEFMQEYWWMMLIVIVAFGWAFKEAHLKSLKLRDATDRAILKLPVIGMILNKAAVARYARTLSTTFAAGVPLVDALDSAAGASGNAVYRYAILEIKAEVSSGNQMNWAMRNSKIFPDMVIQMVAIGEESGSLDSMLGKVATIYEQEVDDAVDGLSSLLEPMIMAVLGVLVGGLIIAMYLPIFQLGSVI; encoded by the coding sequence ATGAAAAAGAATAGTGATTTAGATACCTTTCAATGGATCGGTGTTAGTACTCGCGGGAAACGCCTTGAAGGTGAAATGACTGGCGCAAGTATTGCTTTAGTTAAAGCGCAACTTCGTAAACAAGGTATCACCCCCTCAAAAGTAAAGCGTAAAGCCAAGCCTTTGTTCGGCGTGCGTATGCAGGCTATTACCCCGAAAGATATTGCCTTAGTTACTCGACAAATCGCTACTATGCTAATGGCGGGTGTACCGCTAATTCAATCGATTGAGATGATAGGCTCAGGCTCTTCCAATAAAAGTGTAAGTAAACTGATGGAAACCATTGCTGATGAAGTAAAAGCTGGCCAGCCATTATCGCAAGCACTAAGACGCCATCCTCGTTATTTTGATGATTTATATTGCGATTTAGTAGCATCGGGCGAGCAGTCTGGCGCTTTGGATAAAATATTCGACCGCGTGGCCATTTATAAAGAGAAGTCTGAAGCGCTTAAATCAAAAATAAAAAAAGCGATGTTTTACCCAATTGCAGTATTAGTTATCGCACTTATAGTTACCTCAATACTACTAATATTTGTAGTGCCGCAGTTTCAGGATATTTTTTCCGGATTTGGTGCTGAACTCCCTGCTTTTACCTTAATGGTTATTGGTATATCGGAATTTATGCAGGAATATTGGTGGATGATGCTAATAGTTATTGTTGCATTCGGTTGGGCCTTTAAAGAGGCGCACCTTAAAAGCTTAAAGCTCCGCGATGCTACCGACCGAGCTATATTAAAGCTCCCCGTTATTGGTATGATTTTAAATAAAGCGGCTGTTGCCCGTTATGCTCGTACGCTTTCGACCACCTTTGCCGCTGGTGTACCGCTAGTTGATGCGCTGGATTCTGCTGCAGGTGCCTCAGGTAATGCGGTTTACCGTTATGCTATTTTAGAAATAAAAGCAGAGGTAAGCTCGGGGAACCAAATGAACTGGGCAATGCGTAACTCTAAAATATTCCCTGATATGGTAATACAAATGGTGGCTATTGGTGAAGAGTCGGGATCACTTGATAGCATGCTAGGTAAAGTAGCGACTATTTATGAGCAAGAAGTTGATGATGCAGTAGATGGGCTCTCAAGCCTCTTAGAGCCAATGATTATGGCCGTATTAGGCGTGCTAGTAGGTGGTTTAATTATTGCCATGTACTTACCTATATTCCAACTTGGCTCTGTTATTTAG
- a CDS encoding prepilin peptidase — MQSFFLDITTVMQSQLWFYLTTIGLVSLCVGSFLNVVIYRLPLMIQREWQGECRLLLESELKSNKANTNEPFSSGLNSTFNLVKPNSTCPKCKTAIKAWQNIPIISWLFLKGQCASCSNPISARYPIVEAITALLSLVVAYKLGATEQALLYIAITWALVALTFIDIDHMLLPDQITLPLVWLALIAAVLGYTVNPTDAIIGAACGYLSLWSVFWLFKLLTGKEGMGYGDFKLLAVFGALLGWQSLLIIILLSSVVGAIIGIALLTIQGKDKATPIPFGPYLAIAGWITMLWGEQLQASYFNLIGY; from the coding sequence ATGCAAAGTTTCTTTCTAGATATAACCACAGTAATGCAAAGCCAATTGTGGTTTTATTTAACCACTATTGGCTTGGTGAGTTTGTGTGTTGGCAGTTTTTTAAACGTAGTTATTTACCGTTTGCCACTAATGATACAACGCGAATGGCAAGGCGAATGCCGTTTGCTGCTAGAAAGCGAGCTGAAAAGTAATAAAGCAAACACTAACGAGCCTTTTAGTTCAGGTTTAAACTCAACTTTTAATTTAGTAAAGCCCAACTCTACCTGCCCTAAATGTAAAACTGCAATTAAAGCATGGCAAAATATACCTATTATTAGCTGGTTATTTTTAAAAGGTCAATGCGCCAGTTGTAGTAACCCGATATCGGCTCGCTATCCTATTGTAGAGGCAATAACTGCACTATTAAGCTTAGTAGTTGCGTATAAGCTAGGCGCTACCGAGCAAGCTTTACTTTATATAGCAATTACTTGGGCTTTAGTTGCGCTTACCTTTATTGATATTGACCATATGCTACTGCCCGACCAAATTACCCTACCGCTTGTATGGCTGGCGCTTATTGCAGCAGTACTTGGCTACACCGTCAACCCAACTGATGCCATTATTGGGGCGGCTTGCGGCTATTTGAGTTTGTGGAGCGTATTTTGGTTATTTAAATTACTTACCGGTAAAGAAGGCATGGGCTATGGCGACTTTAAATTACTTGCCGTGTTTGGTGCTTTGCTTGGCTGGCAATCGTTATTGATTATTATTTTGCTCTCGAGCGTAGTGGGTGCCATTATTGGTATTGCGCTATTAACGATTCAAGGAAAAGACAAAGCCACGCCTATTCCGTTTGGCCCCTACCTAGCTATTGCAGGCTGGATCACCATGTTATGGGGCGAGCAATTGCAAGCTAGCTACTTTAATTTAATTGGTTACTAA
- a CDS encoding pilin produces MNIYNVINKPKGFTLIEMLITLAIIGLLASIAIPQYNLYLNRAKFSEVILATSIYKNSIEIAFATNSYTSLDEFDGGNLGIPENNSPQIIPHKHIANSTVINGVIYIESSISLDGSNVTYILTPTISAKNTLSWNTTGSCIDAGLC; encoded by the coding sequence ATGAATATATATAATGTAATTAATAAACCTAAAGGTTTTACACTCATAGAGATGCTAATTACTCTGGCTATAATAGGCTTACTTGCCTCAATTGCCATTCCCCAATATAACCTTTACCTTAACAGAGCTAAGTTTTCCGAGGTCATTTTAGCTACCTCAATATATAAAAACAGTATAGAGATTGCTTTTGCAACAAATAGTTACACCTCCCTTGATGAGTTTGATGGAGGGAATTTAGGAATACCTGAAAACAACTCACCACAAATTATTCCTCACAAACACATAGCTAACAGCACAGTGATTAATGGAGTGATATATATCGAAAGCTCGATCTCATTAGATGGTTCAAATGTAACCTACATACTCACACCAACCATTAGTGCAAAGAATACTTTATCTTGGAACACAACTGGAAGTTGCATTGATGCTGGTTTATGTTAA